A region from the Myripristis murdjan chromosome 23, fMyrMur1.1, whole genome shotgun sequence genome encodes:
- the tmcc3 gene encoding transmembrane and coiled-coil domain protein 3 isoform X4, whose product MRRGGSESNLDVVDSAREGGVGLDFSKGPLGIDSLQQKILKVTEQIKVEQTARDQNVAEYLKLVNNADKQQVARIRQVFEKKNQKSAHSIARLQRKLEQYHRRMKDSESNGKQSHKDSGSSKESGTQSKEGSLRDVSTTGRHPALDKVKTIGPGVSLSPPFFFNKSREFANLIRNKFGSADNIAHLKSSMETGAGLQVEGGARALSGSANTVAKTTKYPSDDECSTGTSGSADSNGNPAGGSGVESGGPGRSDSQGRLGEVLEVVREIREAQAQLAEDMETLKTQFQRDYGYFTQTLQEERYRYERLEDQLNDLTELHQHETSNLKQELASIEEKVAYQAYERARDIQEALESCQTRVSKLELQQQQQQTVQLENTDAKVLLGKCINIMLAIVTVILVCVSTAAKFTAPLLRSRLHLALTCVGVSVLALLWKNWEHLQCALERLLLPH is encoded by the exons ATGCGTCGTGGCGGCTCAGAGTCAAACTTGGATGTGGTGGATAGTGCCCGGGAGGGCGGCGTGGGTCTGGACTTCAGCAAGGGACCACTGGGCATCGACAGCCTGCAGCAGAAGATCCTCAAG GTGACGGAGCAGATCAAGGTGGAGCAGACTGCTCGCGACCAGAACGTTGCTGAATATCTGAAGCTGGTGAACAATGCCGACAAGCAGCAGGTGGCACGAATCCGTCAGGTGTTTGAGAAGAAGAATCAGAAATCAGCGCACTCCATCGCCCGACTGCAGAGGAAACTGGAGCAGTACCACCGCCGCATGAAGGACAGCGAAAGCAACGGCAAGCAAAGCCACAAAGACAGCGGCAGCTCCAAGGAGTCTGGGACTCAAAGCAAGGAGGGCAGCCTGCGGGACGTCAGCACCACGGGACGGCACCCGGCTCTGGACAAGGTGAAGACCATCGGGCCTGGAGTGTCGCTCTCACCACCTTTCTTCTTCAACAAGTCGCGGGAGTTTGCCAACCTCATCAGGAACAAGTTTGGCAGCGCCGACAACATCGCCCACCTCAAGAGCTCCATGGAGACAGGGGCGGGGCTCCAGGTAGAGGGTGGGGCCAGAGCTCTAAGCGGCAGTGCCAACACTGTAGCCAAGACAACCAAGTACCCGAGCGACGATGAGTGCTCCACTGGGACATCTGGATCGGCCGACTCTAATGGGAACCCGGCAGGAGGATCAGGTGTGGAGTCCGGGGGTCCTGGGAGATCGGACTCCCAGGGTCGTCTGGGCGAAGTGCTGGAGGTGGTCAGGGAGATCAGGGAGGCCCAGGCACAGCTGGCAGAGGACATGGAGACTCTGAAAACACAGTTCCAAAGAGACTATGGTTACTTCACACAGacactgcaggaggagagaTACAG gtATGAGCGGTTGGAGGACCAGTTAAATGACCTGACGGAGCTGCACCAGCATGAGACCAGTAATCTGAAACAAGAACTGGCCAGCATTGAGGAAAAGGTGGCCTACCAGGCCTACGAGAGGGCCAGGGATATCCAG gaggcACTGGAGTCGTGTCAGACCCGAGTGTCCAAGctggagctccagcagcagcagcagcagacggTCCAGCTGGAAAACACAGATGCCAAGGTGCTTCTCGGCAAATGCATCAACATCATGCTGGCTATTGTCACGGTGATCCTGGTGTGCGTTTCCACGGCAGCCAAGTTCACCGCCCCGCTGCTACGCAGCCGCCTCCACCTGGCGCTCACCTGCGTGGGTGTGTCGGTGCTGGCGTTGCTGTGGAAGAACTGGGAACATTTACAGTGCGCATTAGAGCGCCTGCTGCTCCCACACTGA
- the tmcc3 gene encoding transmembrane and coiled-coil domain protein 3 isoform X1, translating into MDTRSVTLPEPRSLCTPCLGYSSNLEILQNIKEEEEEGEEDKNPNAERSGCDGNILSIPVPMRRGGSESNLDVVDSAREGGVGLDFSKGPLGIDSLQQKILKVTEQIKVEQTARDQNVAEYLKLVNNADKQQVARIRQVFEKKNQKSAHSIARLQRKLEQYHRRMKDSESNGKQSHKDSGSSKESGTQSKEGSLRDVSTTGRHPALDKVKTIGPGVSLSPPFFFNKSREFANLIRNKFGSADNIAHLKSSMETGAGLQVEGGARALSGSANTVAKTTKYPSDDECSTGTSGSADSNGNPAGGSGVESGGPGRSDSQGRLGEVLEVVREIREAQAQLAEDMETLKTQFQRDYGYFTQTLQEERYRYERLEDQLNDLTELHQHETSNLKQELASIEEKVAYQAYERARDIQEALESCQTRVSKLELQQQQQQTVQLENTDAKVLLGKCINIMLAIVTVILVCVSTAAKFTAPLLRSRLHLALTCVGVSVLALLWKNWEHLQCALERLLLPH; encoded by the exons gCGGAGCGCAGCGGCTGTGATGGCAATATCCTCAGCATCCCGGTGCCAATGCGTCGTGGCGGCTCAGAGTCAAACTTGGATGTGGTGGATAGTGCCCGGGAGGGCGGCGTGGGTCTGGACTTCAGCAAGGGACCACTGGGCATCGACAGCCTGCAGCAGAAGATCCTCAAG GTGACGGAGCAGATCAAGGTGGAGCAGACTGCTCGCGACCAGAACGTTGCTGAATATCTGAAGCTGGTGAACAATGCCGACAAGCAGCAGGTGGCACGAATCCGTCAGGTGTTTGAGAAGAAGAATCAGAAATCAGCGCACTCCATCGCCCGACTGCAGAGGAAACTGGAGCAGTACCACCGCCGCATGAAGGACAGCGAAAGCAACGGCAAGCAAAGCCACAAAGACAGCGGCAGCTCCAAGGAGTCTGGGACTCAAAGCAAGGAGGGCAGCCTGCGGGACGTCAGCACCACGGGACGGCACCCGGCTCTGGACAAGGTGAAGACCATCGGGCCTGGAGTGTCGCTCTCACCACCTTTCTTCTTCAACAAGTCGCGGGAGTTTGCCAACCTCATCAGGAACAAGTTTGGCAGCGCCGACAACATCGCCCACCTCAAGAGCTCCATGGAGACAGGGGCGGGGCTCCAGGTAGAGGGTGGGGCCAGAGCTCTAAGCGGCAGTGCCAACACTGTAGCCAAGACAACCAAGTACCCGAGCGACGATGAGTGCTCCACTGGGACATCTGGATCGGCCGACTCTAATGGGAACCCGGCAGGAGGATCAGGTGTGGAGTCCGGGGGTCCTGGGAGATCGGACTCCCAGGGTCGTCTGGGCGAAGTGCTGGAGGTGGTCAGGGAGATCAGGGAGGCCCAGGCACAGCTGGCAGAGGACATGGAGACTCTGAAAACACAGTTCCAAAGAGACTATGGTTACTTCACACAGacactgcaggaggagagaTACAG gtATGAGCGGTTGGAGGACCAGTTAAATGACCTGACGGAGCTGCACCAGCATGAGACCAGTAATCTGAAACAAGAACTGGCCAGCATTGAGGAAAAGGTGGCCTACCAGGCCTACGAGAGGGCCAGGGATATCCAG gaggcACTGGAGTCGTGTCAGACCCGAGTGTCCAAGctggagctccagcagcagcagcagcagacggTCCAGCTGGAAAACACAGATGCCAAGGTGCTTCTCGGCAAATGCATCAACATCATGCTGGCTATTGTCACGGTGATCCTGGTGTGCGTTTCCACGGCAGCCAAGTTCACCGCCCCGCTGCTACGCAGCCGCCTCCACCTGGCGCTCACCTGCGTGGGTGTGTCGGTGCTGGCGTTGCTGTGGAAGAACTGGGAACATTTACAGTGCGCATTAGAGCGCCTGCTGCTCCCACACTGA
- the tmcc3 gene encoding transmembrane and coiled-coil domain protein 3 isoform X2 gives MRKHFSTIPLIHVTEAERSGCDGNILSIPVPMRRGGSESNLDVVDSAREGGVGLDFSKGPLGIDSLQQKILKVTEQIKVEQTARDQNVAEYLKLVNNADKQQVARIRQVFEKKNQKSAHSIARLQRKLEQYHRRMKDSESNGKQSHKDSGSSKESGTQSKEGSLRDVSTTGRHPALDKVKTIGPGVSLSPPFFFNKSREFANLIRNKFGSADNIAHLKSSMETGAGLQVEGGARALSGSANTVAKTTKYPSDDECSTGTSGSADSNGNPAGGSGVESGGPGRSDSQGRLGEVLEVVREIREAQAQLAEDMETLKTQFQRDYGYFTQTLQEERYRYERLEDQLNDLTELHQHETSNLKQELASIEEKVAYQAYERARDIQEALESCQTRVSKLELQQQQQQTVQLENTDAKVLLGKCINIMLAIVTVILVCVSTAAKFTAPLLRSRLHLALTCVGVSVLALLWKNWEHLQCALERLLLPH, from the exons gCGGAGCGCAGCGGCTGTGATGGCAATATCCTCAGCATCCCGGTGCCAATGCGTCGTGGCGGCTCAGAGTCAAACTTGGATGTGGTGGATAGTGCCCGGGAGGGCGGCGTGGGTCTGGACTTCAGCAAGGGACCACTGGGCATCGACAGCCTGCAGCAGAAGATCCTCAAG GTGACGGAGCAGATCAAGGTGGAGCAGACTGCTCGCGACCAGAACGTTGCTGAATATCTGAAGCTGGTGAACAATGCCGACAAGCAGCAGGTGGCACGAATCCGTCAGGTGTTTGAGAAGAAGAATCAGAAATCAGCGCACTCCATCGCCCGACTGCAGAGGAAACTGGAGCAGTACCACCGCCGCATGAAGGACAGCGAAAGCAACGGCAAGCAAAGCCACAAAGACAGCGGCAGCTCCAAGGAGTCTGGGACTCAAAGCAAGGAGGGCAGCCTGCGGGACGTCAGCACCACGGGACGGCACCCGGCTCTGGACAAGGTGAAGACCATCGGGCCTGGAGTGTCGCTCTCACCACCTTTCTTCTTCAACAAGTCGCGGGAGTTTGCCAACCTCATCAGGAACAAGTTTGGCAGCGCCGACAACATCGCCCACCTCAAGAGCTCCATGGAGACAGGGGCGGGGCTCCAGGTAGAGGGTGGGGCCAGAGCTCTAAGCGGCAGTGCCAACACTGTAGCCAAGACAACCAAGTACCCGAGCGACGATGAGTGCTCCACTGGGACATCTGGATCGGCCGACTCTAATGGGAACCCGGCAGGAGGATCAGGTGTGGAGTCCGGGGGTCCTGGGAGATCGGACTCCCAGGGTCGTCTGGGCGAAGTGCTGGAGGTGGTCAGGGAGATCAGGGAGGCCCAGGCACAGCTGGCAGAGGACATGGAGACTCTGAAAACACAGTTCCAAAGAGACTATGGTTACTTCACACAGacactgcaggaggagagaTACAG gtATGAGCGGTTGGAGGACCAGTTAAATGACCTGACGGAGCTGCACCAGCATGAGACCAGTAATCTGAAACAAGAACTGGCCAGCATTGAGGAAAAGGTGGCCTACCAGGCCTACGAGAGGGCCAGGGATATCCAG gaggcACTGGAGTCGTGTCAGACCCGAGTGTCCAAGctggagctccagcagcagcagcagcagacggTCCAGCTGGAAAACACAGATGCCAAGGTGCTTCTCGGCAAATGCATCAACATCATGCTGGCTATTGTCACGGTGATCCTGGTGTGCGTTTCCACGGCAGCCAAGTTCACCGCCCCGCTGCTACGCAGCCGCCTCCACCTGGCGCTCACCTGCGTGGGTGTGTCGGTGCTGGCGTTGCTGTGGAAGAACTGGGAACATTTACAGTGCGCATTAGAGCGCCTGCTGCTCCCACACTGA
- the tmcc3 gene encoding transmembrane and coiled-coil domain protein 3 isoform X3, translating into MAERSGCDGNILSIPVPMRRGGSESNLDVVDSAREGGVGLDFSKGPLGIDSLQQKILKVTEQIKVEQTARDQNVAEYLKLVNNADKQQVARIRQVFEKKNQKSAHSIARLQRKLEQYHRRMKDSESNGKQSHKDSGSSKESGTQSKEGSLRDVSTTGRHPALDKVKTIGPGVSLSPPFFFNKSREFANLIRNKFGSADNIAHLKSSMETGAGLQVEGGARALSGSANTVAKTTKYPSDDECSTGTSGSADSNGNPAGGSGVESGGPGRSDSQGRLGEVLEVVREIREAQAQLAEDMETLKTQFQRDYGYFTQTLQEERYRYERLEDQLNDLTELHQHETSNLKQELASIEEKVAYQAYERARDIQEALESCQTRVSKLELQQQQQQTVQLENTDAKVLLGKCINIMLAIVTVILVCVSTAAKFTAPLLRSRLHLALTCVGVSVLALLWKNWEHLQCALERLLLPH; encoded by the exons gCGGAGCGCAGCGGCTGTGATGGCAATATCCTCAGCATCCCGGTGCCAATGCGTCGTGGCGGCTCAGAGTCAAACTTGGATGTGGTGGATAGTGCCCGGGAGGGCGGCGTGGGTCTGGACTTCAGCAAGGGACCACTGGGCATCGACAGCCTGCAGCAGAAGATCCTCAAG GTGACGGAGCAGATCAAGGTGGAGCAGACTGCTCGCGACCAGAACGTTGCTGAATATCTGAAGCTGGTGAACAATGCCGACAAGCAGCAGGTGGCACGAATCCGTCAGGTGTTTGAGAAGAAGAATCAGAAATCAGCGCACTCCATCGCCCGACTGCAGAGGAAACTGGAGCAGTACCACCGCCGCATGAAGGACAGCGAAAGCAACGGCAAGCAAAGCCACAAAGACAGCGGCAGCTCCAAGGAGTCTGGGACTCAAAGCAAGGAGGGCAGCCTGCGGGACGTCAGCACCACGGGACGGCACCCGGCTCTGGACAAGGTGAAGACCATCGGGCCTGGAGTGTCGCTCTCACCACCTTTCTTCTTCAACAAGTCGCGGGAGTTTGCCAACCTCATCAGGAACAAGTTTGGCAGCGCCGACAACATCGCCCACCTCAAGAGCTCCATGGAGACAGGGGCGGGGCTCCAGGTAGAGGGTGGGGCCAGAGCTCTAAGCGGCAGTGCCAACACTGTAGCCAAGACAACCAAGTACCCGAGCGACGATGAGTGCTCCACTGGGACATCTGGATCGGCCGACTCTAATGGGAACCCGGCAGGAGGATCAGGTGTGGAGTCCGGGGGTCCTGGGAGATCGGACTCCCAGGGTCGTCTGGGCGAAGTGCTGGAGGTGGTCAGGGAGATCAGGGAGGCCCAGGCACAGCTGGCAGAGGACATGGAGACTCTGAAAACACAGTTCCAAAGAGACTATGGTTACTTCACACAGacactgcaggaggagagaTACAG gtATGAGCGGTTGGAGGACCAGTTAAATGACCTGACGGAGCTGCACCAGCATGAGACCAGTAATCTGAAACAAGAACTGGCCAGCATTGAGGAAAAGGTGGCCTACCAGGCCTACGAGAGGGCCAGGGATATCCAG gaggcACTGGAGTCGTGTCAGACCCGAGTGTCCAAGctggagctccagcagcagcagcagcagacggTCCAGCTGGAAAACACAGATGCCAAGGTGCTTCTCGGCAAATGCATCAACATCATGCTGGCTATTGTCACGGTGATCCTGGTGTGCGTTTCCACGGCAGCCAAGTTCACCGCCCCGCTGCTACGCAGCCGCCTCCACCTGGCGCTCACCTGCGTGGGTGTGTCGGTGCTGGCGTTGCTGTGGAAGAACTGGGAACATTTACAGTGCGCATTAGAGCGCCTGCTGCTCCCACACTGA